The Petrotoga mobilis SJ95 genomic sequence CTCTTCATTGGAGGAATGTTTTTAATGTCTGCCGATTTTGTTTCCAGAACACTATTTGCTCCAACAGAACTTCCTATCGGTGTAGTGACCTCAATAGTAGGTGCTCCAATTTTCATTTTTGTAATGAGGAGAAAAGAGAAAATATGATAACATTTAACAACGTCCGTTTCACTTATGGAAATGGCTTTTTTTTGAAAATCGATGATTTAAAAATAATAAAAGGAGATATTATTTCTATAATTGGTCCCAATGGAGCGGGTAAAAGTACTCTGATCAAGATTCTTTCAGGGATCATCAGAAATTACAAAGGAGAAATAATACTAAACGATAGTGAATTAAAGAATTATTCTAACAAAGAACTATCTAAGAAGGTAGCAGTTGTACCCCAAGAATTCAACACCTCTTTCGATTACGATTTGGAAAGCATCGTTTCAACGTCAAGAATACCTTTCTCAAAGAGAATAAGCTTTTTTGAATCCGAACAGGACAAGAGGATTATCGATGAAGCCCTTCAAACTGTTGGACTAATAAATTATAAGAACAAGCCATTTTCATCTATGTCTGGAGGAGAAAAGCAAAAAGTTATGATAGCTCGAGCAATTGCCCAAAGAACTCCCATATTGCTTTTGGATGAATTCTCTTCGCATTTAGACCCAGGTTATACCCAAAGTCTTTTGAAATTAGTTAAGGAAATGGTCACCAAAGAAAAGAAAACGGTCCTAGCAGTATTTCATGATGTGAACAATGCTGCATTATTCTCCGATAAAATAATCATTATGAAGGATGGAACTGTTAAATATTCAGGAACACCTGCAGAGGTGTTAACTGAATCCATCATGGGGGAAATCTTTGAAATGGATGCTTATATTATAAAACATCCGATAAAAAAAGTCCCTCAAATTTTATTCAAATAAGGTGTGAAAAATGGCTACTATCGACGTAATCGGTGGGATTTTTTTAGACATTTATATAGTTAAAAATGATGGTTTTCACAATTCTGAAATTTTACAACTTCCGGGAGGATCGGCACTAAATGTGGCTATCGGTCTTTCTCAATTAGGCCATAATGTGAGGATGTTCGGTAATGTGGGAAAAGATTTCGTTGGAGAGTACTTGTTGGAAAAACTATCCTTTCATTCTGTTAATGTTGAATGGATAAAGATGATTGATAAAAACACTGCTACTTTTATTACATTAAATGAAAAACCAATTGCAATAGATAGAAGAATAAATGATTTAGATTTGTTTATACCAAAGAATAAATCAGAGTATCTCTTCATCACTACCGAAACTAATGAACGAATAATAAACAGCGATATTTTTCTGAATTACAAAAAAATCTTTTTTGATATAGGTCCCAGGCCAAAGTTAATAGATAAAAGGTGTGAAAATGTGTTTTTTATTGGTAACGAAAAAGAGTGTGAAAATTTTCTGTTTACCTGTGATGTTGTGAAGATGGGAGAAAAAGGGGCCAAATGGGGTGAAAAAATAGTAGCATTATCTGGCCAAAAGGCTTCATATGAAATCGGTATGGGTGACGTGTTTGATACAGTCTTAATAGACGGAATTTTGAATGATTTAGAAGAAGAACTAATTCTACAAAATGCCGTGGACGCTACTCAGAAAATCTCAGAATACTTAGGAGCTTACAACAAAATTATCAATATGGAGTTTTAATAATTGTTTTTATTTAGTTTTAACTGCTAAAGCTTCTTTCTTCTCTCCATATTCTATCACGTCTTTTAAAGTAATCTTAGATAACTCGTTGAATATTGCATCTTGTACCCTTTTCCAGACAAATTCGACAGGACAATTTTTTTGATTTTCACATTCACCCCCGGAAACACAGTCGTAAGAATTCAACGGCACTTCTAAGACTTCTACAATTTCAGAAAGATTGATTTTCTCAGGTGCTTTTGTGAAATAAAATCCTCCAAATTTACCTTTTTCTGAAGAAACTATCTTGGCTTTTTTTAATTCAGCAAAGATCTTCGCTAAAAATTCTTGTGAAACACCAGAACTTTCGGCAATCTTTGCTATTGAGATTTTGGTGTTTTTCTCATCTTCGTTTCTATTTTGAAGTTTATACATTTCATACAAACCACGTATGGCATAACAACTTTTTACTGTTAACGACATTAAACTCCCTCCGCCTTTATTTTTTTTATAGTCCCTTGAAGAATTCTAAGACCCTTTTAAGCGCCCCTTCGCCCCGCTCCCCACCCATAAGGAAAAGGTTTTATTATTTTGACCCAAACCCAGAAAATCATAGGAGTCTTTTACCTTTTCGCTCCTCTATCTGCTCTAACAGAAAACGGCATTCTTTTCACAATCATCGGTATAAATAACAGTTGAAGAATTATACCGGGAATTCCGAACATATAACTCATCAAAATTGAAGTTAGAGGACTAAGGTTTATGTTAAGTATTAGTCCTATGGTGTAATAAGCTATCATATATACACCTCTACCTATCAACATTGATACTATAAGATTAAAATATATGTTTTTCTTATTTAAAAGTCCTGAAATAAATCCGTAGGTTGCAACTTCTATAGTCATAAATATAAAAACAGGGAATGGTGGCATACCAAAAAGCAAGAAATTTAAAACAGGCATCAAAGCCCCTACAAGTAATCCAATCGTTGCCCCTTCCATGATACCAGCCATTAAAGCAACAAAATGCAACGGTAAGATTATTGTTCCCAGCATTGGATTGCCAATACCATGAACCAAAAAAGAAAAAATAACAACACCCAATGCTATATATACAGGCGATCTTGCGACTCTTCT encodes the following:
- a CDS encoding ABC transporter ATP-binding protein is translated as MITFNNVRFTYGNGFFLKIDDLKIIKGDIISIIGPNGAGKSTLIKILSGIIRNYKGEIILNDSELKNYSNKELSKKVAVVPQEFNTSFDYDLESIVSTSRIPFSKRISFFESEQDKRIIDEALQTVGLINYKNKPFSSMSGGEKQKVMIARAIAQRTPILLLDEFSSHLDPGYTQSLLKLVKEMVTKEKKTVLAVFHDVNNAALFSDKIIIMKDGTVKYSGTPAEVLTESIMGEIFEMDAYIIKHPIKKVPQILFK
- a CDS encoding PfkB family carbohydrate kinase, with amino-acid sequence MATIDVIGGIFLDIYIVKNDGFHNSEILQLPGGSALNVAIGLSQLGHNVRMFGNVGKDFVGEYLLEKLSFHSVNVEWIKMIDKNTATFITLNEKPIAIDRRINDLDLFIPKNKSEYLFITTETNERIINSDIFLNYKKIFFDIGPRPKLIDKRCENVFFIGNEKECENFLFTCDVVKMGEKGAKWGEKIVALSGQKASYEIGMGDVFDTVLIDGILNDLEEELILQNAVDATQKISEYLGAYNKIINMEF
- a CDS encoding RrF2 family transcriptional regulator → MSLTVKSCYAIRGLYEMYKLQNRNEDEKNTKISIAKIAESSGVSQEFLAKIFAELKKAKIVSSEKGKFGGFYFTKAPEKINLSEIVEVLEVPLNSYDCVSGGECENQKNCPVEFVWKRVQDAIFNELSKITLKDVIEYGEKKEALAVKTK
- a CDS encoding ECF transporter S component; protein product: MENTTARQTTLRRVARSPVYIALGVVIFSFLVHGIGNPMLGTIILPLHFVALMAGIMEGATIGLLVGALMPVLNFLLFGMPPFPVFIFMTIEVATYGFISGLLNKKNIYFNLIVSMLIGRGVYMIAYYTIGLILNINLSPLTSILMSYMFGIPGIILQLLFIPMIVKRMPFSVRADRGAKR